A part of Populus alba chromosome 8, ASM523922v2, whole genome shotgun sequence genomic DNA contains:
- the LOC118058542 gene encoding protein WVD2-like 7 isoform X1 — MGESMAAATSYEDKIGGTAASDPALQVSVSFGRFESDSLSWERWSSFSQNKYLEEVEKCATPGSVAEKKAYFEAHYKKIAARKAELIDQEKQTEHESSMENNHNIGDLTGKNGQTDSSFDVSNGQTSAEGIRHESKLDNERDGGHVDEPYEDAANDVKSQASSNGRVKEELDSKLDSPESTKLEELALIKEEERGSQDMRELPKNSEKEMESILMIKEEKVKFDHQRGSSKIIPMSKVRDTARAKKKPEPLATKQPQISTPKVSKRVPTSSSLPASQSSTKKLNGSLLPRSKNPPAGGSKKVISKSLHLSLTMNPSNSEPDPHISSRKSFIREKMGDKDIVKRAFKIFQNNFSQLKSSAEERAIREKQARHLVPAKGTDVKVSTSTTPRTGNIVSLKSSRVDRKTAELAPSSFVLKSDERAKRRKEFSMKLEEKSTAKPAESARLRTKSKEEKQGEIKKLRHSSNFKPTPMPGFCSARKASKSPLDKEGSKTLRI, encoded by the exons ATGGGTGAATCAATGGCTGCTGCCACAAGTTATGAAGATAAG ATAGGAGGAACAGCTGCCTCAGATCCTGCTCTTCAAGTATCAGTTTCATTTGGTAGATTTGAGAGTGATTCTTTGTCTTGGGAGAGATGGTCGTCCTTCTCACAGAATAAGTACTTGGAGGAAGTAGAGAAGTGTGCCACTCCTGGATCTGTAGCTGAGAAAAAGGCCTACTTTGAGGCCCATTACAAAAAGATTGCCGCTAGAAAGGCTGAGCTAATTGATCAGGAGAAGCAAACGGAACATGAATCATCGATGGAAAACAACCATAACATTGGAGATCTAACGGGCAAGAATGGCCAGACGGATTCCAGCTTTGATGTGTCCAATGGCCAAACTTCTGCTGAAGGGATTAGACACGAAAGTAAATTGGATAATGAGCGGGATGGTGGCCATGTCGACGAGCCTTATGAAGACGCTGCAAATGATGTAAAAAGTCAAGCCTCATCGAACGGGAGAGTGAAAGAAGAACTGGACAGCAAATTAGATAGCCCCGAGTCAACCAAGCTGGAAGAATTGGCTTTAATAAAAGAGGAGGAAAGGGGATCTCAAGATATGAGGGAATTGCCAAAGAACTCAGAAAAAGAGATGGAAAGCATCCTAATGATCAAAGAGGAAAAAGTGAAGTTCGATCATCAAAGGGGATCTTCAAAG ATTATTCCAATGAGCAAGGTTAGAGATACAGCAAGGGCAAAGAAGAAACCAGAACCACTTGCAACTAAACAGCCACAAATCTCCACTCCAAAGGTCTCAAAGCGTGTGCCAACTTCTAGTTCACTGCCTGCATCACAGTCTTCCACGAAGAAACTGAATGGCTCATTGTTACCAAGGAGCAAAAATCCTCCTGCTGGAGGGAGCAAGAAAGTGATTTCTAAATCCTTGCACTTGTCTCTGACCATGAATCCCTCAAATTCCGAGCCCGATCCTCATATATCTTCTAGAAAATCATTTATTAGGGAGAAAATGGGGGATAAGGACATTGTCAAAAGAGCATTCAAGATATTCCAAAACAATTTTAGCCAGTTGAAATCTTCTGCTGAAGAGAGAGCTATTAGAGAAAAGCAGGCCCGTCACCTG GTGCCTGCCAAAGGGACAGATGTTAAGGTTTCCACGTCAACGACACCACGAACGGGGAATATAGT GTCTCTGAAATCCAGTCGGGTGGATAGGAAAACTGCTGAGCTGGCCCCATCTTCTTTTGTCTTGAAAAGTGATGAAAGGgcaaagagaaggaaagag ttttccatgaaattggaagaaaaatctACTGCTAAGCCGGCAGAGAGCGCACGCCTTCGAACAAAATCAAAG GAGGAAAAACAGGGAGAGATtaaaaagctaagacatagttCTAATTTCAAACCCACACCCATGCCAGGTTTCTGTAGCGCACGGAAGGCATCGAAAAGCCCATTAGATAAG GAGGGTTCGAAGACGCTTCGGATATAG
- the LOC118058542 gene encoding uncharacterized protein isoform X2 codes for MGESMAAATSYEDKIGGTAASDPALQVSVSFGRFESDSLSWERWSSFSQNKYLEEVEKCATPGSVAEKKAYFEAHYKKIAARKAELIDQEKQTEHESSMENNHNIGDLTGKNGQTDSSFDVSNGQTSAEGIRHESKLDNERDGGHVDEPYEDAANDVKSQASSNGRVKEELDSKLDSPESTKLEELALIKEEERGSQDMRELPKNSEKEMESILMIKEEKVKFDHQRGSSKIIPMSKVRDTARAKKKPEPLATKQPQISTPKVSKRVPTSSSLPASQSSTKKLNGSLLPRSKNPPAGGSKKVISKSLHLSLTMNPSNSEPDPHISSRKSFIREKMGDKDIVKRAFKIFQNNFSQLKSSAEERAIREKQARHLVPAKGTDVKVSTSTTPRTGNIVSLKSSRVDRKTAELAPSSFVLKSDERAKRRKEFSMKLEEKSTAKPAESARLRTKSKVSVAHGRHRKAH; via the exons ATGGGTGAATCAATGGCTGCTGCCACAAGTTATGAAGATAAG ATAGGAGGAACAGCTGCCTCAGATCCTGCTCTTCAAGTATCAGTTTCATTTGGTAGATTTGAGAGTGATTCTTTGTCTTGGGAGAGATGGTCGTCCTTCTCACAGAATAAGTACTTGGAGGAAGTAGAGAAGTGTGCCACTCCTGGATCTGTAGCTGAGAAAAAGGCCTACTTTGAGGCCCATTACAAAAAGATTGCCGCTAGAAAGGCTGAGCTAATTGATCAGGAGAAGCAAACGGAACATGAATCATCGATGGAAAACAACCATAACATTGGAGATCTAACGGGCAAGAATGGCCAGACGGATTCCAGCTTTGATGTGTCCAATGGCCAAACTTCTGCTGAAGGGATTAGACACGAAAGTAAATTGGATAATGAGCGGGATGGTGGCCATGTCGACGAGCCTTATGAAGACGCTGCAAATGATGTAAAAAGTCAAGCCTCATCGAACGGGAGAGTGAAAGAAGAACTGGACAGCAAATTAGATAGCCCCGAGTCAACCAAGCTGGAAGAATTGGCTTTAATAAAAGAGGAGGAAAGGGGATCTCAAGATATGAGGGAATTGCCAAAGAACTCAGAAAAAGAGATGGAAAGCATCCTAATGATCAAAGAGGAAAAAGTGAAGTTCGATCATCAAAGGGGATCTTCAAAG ATTATTCCAATGAGCAAGGTTAGAGATACAGCAAGGGCAAAGAAGAAACCAGAACCACTTGCAACTAAACAGCCACAAATCTCCACTCCAAAGGTCTCAAAGCGTGTGCCAACTTCTAGTTCACTGCCTGCATCACAGTCTTCCACGAAGAAACTGAATGGCTCATTGTTACCAAGGAGCAAAAATCCTCCTGCTGGAGGGAGCAAGAAAGTGATTTCTAAATCCTTGCACTTGTCTCTGACCATGAATCCCTCAAATTCCGAGCCCGATCCTCATATATCTTCTAGAAAATCATTTATTAGGGAGAAAATGGGGGATAAGGACATTGTCAAAAGAGCATTCAAGATATTCCAAAACAATTTTAGCCAGTTGAAATCTTCTGCTGAAGAGAGAGCTATTAGAGAAAAGCAGGCCCGTCACCTG GTGCCTGCCAAAGGGACAGATGTTAAGGTTTCCACGTCAACGACACCACGAACGGGGAATATAGT GTCTCTGAAATCCAGTCGGGTGGATAGGAAAACTGCTGAGCTGGCCCCATCTTCTTTTGTCTTGAAAAGTGATGAAAGGgcaaagagaaggaaagag ttttccatgaaattggaagaaaaatctACTGCTAAGCCGGCAGAGAGCGCACGCCTTCGAACAAAATCAAAG GTTTCTGTAGCGCACGGAAGGCATCGAAAAGCCCATTAG
- the LOC118058552 gene encoding LOW QUALITY PROTEIN: formin-like protein 4 (The sequence of the model RefSeq protein was modified relative to this genomic sequence to represent the inferred CDS: deleted 2 bases in 1 codon) has product MAAIKQPWHVLHVMFFLSVIPFSSSQSNSPRNIETFYPFPAPKPTASPNSTSMGSSVPARLPPSSSNRNVIKAVAATAASTFVVAILLFFLIQRFILAPRRRKEGDDADSGGGQTVASASQGQFSRVEGNVKGVVVDENGLDVPSWRKHQVEDKKNSSRKQELRRKSEPAQEIPLIRGKFSISETKVVPETTVPTVSYQSINAIEKPKTSQPSNLPLARSPTPPPQSSMAIPNKQVPEPPPPPTNPAKQKHQPPKAAGLAASSNLPPFNKGESGESSTGQGSTSAGTRNGQVKVKPLHRDKVIKNTGHSMAWDKIDGGSFRVDDDLMEALFGFVATNRKSPKRDNSSNSKNLSSIPPAQIFILDARKSQNMATVLKSLSISRNELLDALTNGHGLNADTLDKLMRIAPTKEEESQILEFSGNPTRLADAESFLFYLLKAVPSAFGRLSAMLFRSNYDAEILHFKESLQIVDSGCTELRNRGLFIKLLEAILKAGNSQAFNPTSLRKLSDVKSTDGKTTLLHFVVKEVVRSEGKRYVLNRNRSLSRNISQRSNSSSVISEISTSKEKREKEYMMLGLPAVGGLSTEFSNVKKAALIDYVAFASTCSVLEARAREVRAFVSQCAPANGEGGFVKEMKGFLEAAEEELKSLTKEQTRVMELVKKTTEYYHAGASKDQEAHEIQLFATIKDFLYMVDQACVMLARNLQRKTPSSSIEPSPKSSRMPVRFPNLPERFMLEKSMSSSSESDSDFYNRYLSIIMEGRGPMYIVVAQNISEHKHFGQVIFGFITLFASSYYIFK; this is encoded by the exons ATGGCGGCCATTAAACAGCCATGGCATGTTCTCCATGTAATGTTTTTCCTCTCAGTtattcctttctcttcttcccAGTCAAATTCTCCTCGAAATATTGAAACCTTCTATCCATTTCCAGCACCAAAACCGACTGCTTCTCCGAACTCTACTTCAATGGGGTCATCAGTGCCAGCACGTTTGCCTCCGTCGTCATCCAACAGAAACGTTATTAAGGCAGTAGCTGCAACAGCTGCAAGCACTTTTGTTGTTGCCATTTTGCTCTTCTTCTTAATCCAGAGGTTCATACTTGCGCCTcgaagaagaaaggaaggagACGACGCTGATTCTGGAGGAGGCCAGACAGTG GCCTCTGCCTCTCAGGGTCAGTTTTCTCGAGTCGAAGGGAATGTAAAAGGAGTGGTTGTTGATGAGAATGGATTGGATGTTCCGTCCTGGAGAAAACATCAAGTGGAAGACAAGAAAAACAGTTCTCGCAAACAAGAGCTCAGGAGGAAGTCTGAACCCGCACAAGAAATTCCATTGATTCGAGGAAAATTCTCCATTTCTGAAACGAAAGTTGTACCAGAAACAACAGTTCCCACTGTCAGTTATCAATCTATCAATGCCattgaaaaaccaaaaacaagccAACCATCAAATCTTCCACTTGCTCGGTCTccaacaccaccaccacaatcTTCGATGGCAATTCCAAACAAGCAAGTTCCTGAACCGCCTCCACCTCCTACAAACCCAGCAAAGCAAAAACATCAACCACCCAAGGCGGCTGGTTTGGCGGCATCTTCAAATCTACCTCCATTTAATAAAGGTGAATCAGGGGAATCTTCAACCGGACAAGGCAGCACCAGTGCAGGAACAAGGAATGGTCAGGTAAAAGTGAAGCCGTTGCACCGGGATAAGGTGATCAAGAATACTGGCCATTCCATGGCGTGGGACAAAATTGATGGTGGCTCTTTTAG GGTTGATGATGATCTTATGGAAGCCCTCTTCGGATTCGTTGCCACCAACAGAAAATCCCCCAAAAGAGACAACTCGAGCAATTCAAAGAATCTTAGTTCCATTCCACCAGCACAAATTTTTATCCTTGATGCCAGAAAGTCCCAGAACATGGCGACTGTTCTCAAATCTCTGTCAATCTCTCGCAATGAACTCCTGGATGCATTAACTAATGGCCATGGTCTAAATGCAGATACTCTTGACAAGCTCATGAGAATTGCCCCAACCAAAGAAGAAGAATCCCAAATCCTTGAATTCAGTGGGAATCCCACTAGACTGGCTGACGCTGAATCCTTCCTCTTCTATCTTCTGAAAGCCGTGCCATCGGCATTTGGTCGTCTTAGTGCCATGCTTTTCAGATCAAATTATGATGCAGAGATTCTTCACTTCAAGGAATCTTTACAAATAGTTGATTCAGGGTGCACGGAGCTTCGAAATCGAGGGCTCTTTATCAAACTTCTGGAAGCAATTCTCAAGGCTGGTAATTCTCAAGCTTTCAATCCAACTTCACTTCGAAAGCTATCCGATGTTAAGAGCACCGATGGAAAAACTACATTACTTCACTTTGTCGTGAAAGAAGTAGTCAGATCTGAAGGAAAACGCTATGTTCTTAACCGAAATCGTAGCTTGAGTCGAAATATCAGCCAAAGAAGCAACAGCAGTAGTGTGATTTCAGAGATTTCAacgtcaaaagaaaaaagagagaaggaataTATGATGCTGGGATTACCTGCGGTAGGAGGGCTCAGTACCGAATTCTCTAATGTAAAGAAAGCCGCCCTAATAGATTATGTTGCCTTTGCTTCTACTTGCTCTGTTCTCGAAGCTCGTGCAAGAGAAGTTAGGGCATTTGTGTCGCAATGTGCTCCTGCTAATGGCGAAGGGGGGtttgtaaaggaaatgaaaggttTTCTTGAAGCAGCAGAGGAAGAACTGAAGAGTTTGACAAAAGAGCAGACTAGGGTGATGGaacttgttaaaaaaacaacagaatATTACCATGCAGGAGCTTCCAAGGATCAAGAAGCACATGAAATTCAACTATTTGCCACCATTAAAGACTTCCTATATATGGTTGACCAGGCATGTGTTATGCTTGCTCGAAATCTGCAGAGGAAAACGCCATCATCAAGTATTGAACCCTCGCCGAAGTCATCAAGAATGCCGGTGAGGTTCCCGAACTTGCCTGAACGCTTTATGCTCGAAAAATCTATGAGCAGCTCTAGTGAATCGGATTCAGATTTTTATAATAGATACTTATCAATTATCATGGAAGGGAGAGGACCTATGTACATAGTTGTTGCACAAAATATTTCAGAACATAAACATTTCGGGCAAGTGATTTTTGGATTCATCACATTGTTTGCAAGTTcttattatatattcaaataa